A window from Rhodothermus bifroesti encodes these proteins:
- a CDS encoding TonB-dependent receptor, translating into MFAMGQLRQLMFIGLVWIGVGIPGAWAQTGKIAGVVTDAETGEPLPGVNVVIEGTTMGATTDIEGYYVILNVRPGTYRVRASFVGYAPVVAENVDVSIGLTTELNFRLQPQAIGLEEVVVTVQRPVVQPDVSASLANIRAEQVENLPVVSIADVIGLQAGFEPGLTIRGAGGDQVAFAIDGMSLADPRGNTPILGVSFTAIEEVQVQTGGFNAEYGNVRSGLINVVTKEPTTNRYFADVLARYSPPSRPYFGATPGDLESYFVKPFLDTTPLEGCPRGVAYCGTSVWPRWLQEEYPSHQGWDALAGGTPWTPEQLYSAYQWLVRKDFTIREPNYEFDGTIGGPVPLVSRYLGNLRFTASYRQVQTALMFPEQRPAYRDRLFQGKLISDIATGMKLSIDGLYRKQLGHAAHRDGRGTILTGEMPRYPWDSREDLMPVQMNIGFNINMALFGDWGFSPTNITQSMIGAKFTHALSPATFYEVQLQRIESDYFTFMPRPRKGGITGPSAIVKCIRRDGSFADPQNGQCAAGELGVTEAPFGFKESYENAATPTPFGLLGSQAGSARDTSNIVRYAGRVDLTSQVNRVLQIKTGLEYIFSDYHIRHGVYDPANPHHENEKFRWDRTPVQAAYYAQAKLEFKGMIANLGLRFDYFNPSGRWYDYTAFDRALSASIGIRRLDQVLPRKPVEKQLTVSPRLGVSFPITENSKLYFNYGHFRQMLTPQDLFRVEYISNGAIFSIGNPNQPLPRTIAYELGFEQNIADQFLLRLAGFYRDLHYQPREVEYISVDDAVDYFRVEPLNYGDVRGFELTVEKNRGRWIRGFVNYTYLARKFGNFGYGQINENRAEFRQYLTTTTDHYPWAPVPEPFARVNLELIVPEDYGLLLGDWRLNLLGEWRAGAKGTWNGQNFEFGPGNDPEIAFNTGWKDYYNLDLRLSKNLQTSVGRVQFFVDVTNVLNLRRMYWSNGSIFEGPNDLTNYFRSLHLPGDIFGEKDPGYVWVPGKDKPGDYRKPGVAYDPIFAVLDVTQVTDPIPNVLYWDKKTGQYMTYANGSWGPADKRRVDYVLKNKAYISMPSESYLAFLNPRDVYFGVRITF; encoded by the coding sequence ATGTTTGCAATGGGACAGTTACGGCAGCTAATGTTCATTGGATTGGTATGGATAGGCGTAGGGATTCCAGGAGCATGGGCGCAGACAGGGAAGATTGCCGGTGTGGTAACAGACGCCGAAACAGGCGAGCCGCTCCCAGGCGTGAACGTCGTGATTGAAGGCACGACGATGGGGGCCACCACAGATATTGAAGGATACTACGTTATCCTGAATGTGCGTCCGGGTACCTATCGCGTGCGGGCTTCGTTTGTGGGTTATGCGCCCGTTGTGGCAGAAAACGTGGATGTAAGCATTGGGCTGACGACCGAGCTCAATTTCCGCTTGCAGCCGCAGGCAATCGGGTTAGAGGAAGTGGTGGTTACGGTGCAGCGTCCGGTCGTGCAGCCCGACGTTTCAGCCTCACTGGCTAATATTCGGGCTGAACAGGTCGAAAACCTTCCAGTGGTCAGCATCGCAGATGTGATTGGCCTGCAGGCAGGCTTTGAGCCAGGGCTGACCATTCGCGGTGCCGGAGGGGATCAGGTGGCTTTTGCGATTGATGGAATGTCGCTTGCCGACCCCCGTGGCAACACGCCGATTCTGGGTGTAAGCTTTACCGCCATTGAAGAGGTGCAAGTGCAAACCGGGGGCTTTAATGCAGAATATGGGAACGTGCGCAGCGGCCTAATCAATGTGGTTACGAAAGAGCCCACGACCAATCGGTATTTTGCTGATGTCTTAGCGCGCTACTCTCCACCATCCCGTCCGTATTTTGGGGCTACACCTGGTGATTTAGAATCCTATTTTGTTAAACCATTCTTAGATACGACGCCACTTGAAGGATGCCCGCGGGGTGTAGCCTACTGCGGCACCAGTGTATGGCCTCGATGGCTCCAGGAAGAGTATCCAAGCCATCAGGGATGGGATGCCTTAGCGGGGGGAACGCCTTGGACGCCAGAGCAACTCTATTCAGCCTATCAGTGGCTGGTGCGTAAAGATTTTACCATTCGCGAGCCAAACTATGAGTTTGATGGCACCATTGGAGGTCCTGTTCCGCTGGTGAGCCGGTACTTAGGCAATTTGCGTTTTACCGCTTCCTACCGCCAGGTGCAAACGGCACTTATGTTTCCCGAGCAGCGTCCTGCCTATCGGGATCGCCTCTTTCAGGGGAAGCTGATCTCAGATATCGCCACGGGCATGAAGCTGAGCATCGATGGGCTGTACCGAAAACAGCTTGGGCATGCGGCCCATCGGGATGGTAGAGGGACGATTCTCACCGGGGAGATGCCCCGCTATCCTTGGGATAGCCGAGAGGATCTCATGCCGGTACAAATGAACATCGGCTTTAACATCAACATGGCCCTGTTTGGTGACTGGGGCTTTAGCCCAACCAACATTACCCAGTCGATGATTGGGGCAAAGTTTACCCATGCCCTGAGTCCGGCTACATTCTACGAGGTGCAGCTGCAGCGCATTGAGTCGGATTATTTCACGTTCATGCCTCGCCCGCGTAAGGGTGGCATTACCGGTCCGAGCGCGATTGTGAAGTGCATTCGTCGAGATGGTTCGTTTGCCGATCCACAGAATGGCCAGTGCGCGGCAGGTGAACTGGGCGTGACCGAAGCGCCGTTTGGGTTTAAAGAGTCCTATGAGAATGCGGCTACGCCCACGCCGTTTGGGCTTTTAGGTTCACAGGCAGGTTCGGCACGGGACACTTCCAACATTGTGCGCTATGCTGGCCGCGTGGATTTGACCAGCCAGGTAAACCGCGTTCTTCAGATCAAGACAGGGCTGGAGTACATTTTCAGTGACTACCACATCCGGCATGGCGTCTATGACCCAGCCAACCCGCATCATGAAAACGAAAAATTCCGCTGGGATCGTACCCCTGTGCAGGCTGCTTACTACGCTCAGGCTAAGCTGGAATTCAAGGGCATGATTGCCAACCTGGGGTTACGCTTCGACTATTTCAATCCCAGCGGTAGGTGGTACGACTATACAGCCTTTGACCGGGCGCTTTCGGCCAGTATCGGCATTCGACGGCTCGATCAGGTGCTGCCGCGTAAGCCGGTAGAAAAGCAACTTACCGTTAGCCCGCGTTTAGGTGTGTCGTTCCCCATTACGGAGAACAGCAAGCTTTATTTCAACTACGGCCATTTTCGTCAAATGCTCACCCCACAAGACCTCTTCCGGGTTGAGTATATCTCAAATGGTGCCATTTTTAGCATTGGCAATCCCAACCAGCCGCTGCCTCGGACAATCGCCTACGAGCTGGGGTTTGAGCAGAATATCGCAGACCAGTTTCTGCTGCGCCTAGCAGGTTTTTATCGCGACCTGCACTATCAACCGCGCGAAGTGGAATATATCAGCGTAGATGATGCTGTGGATTACTTCCGGGTTGAACCACTGAACTATGGCGATGTGCGCGGCTTTGAACTCACCGTGGAAAAGAACCGTGGGCGGTGGATCCGTGGGTTTGTGAACTATACGTATCTGGCACGCAAGTTTGGCAATTTTGGCTACGGGCAGATCAACGAAAACCGGGCAGAATTTCGCCAATACCTAACAACCACTACAGATCACTACCCATGGGCACCAGTGCCTGAGCCGTTTGCACGGGTCAACCTGGAACTGATCGTTCCCGAGGACTATGGTTTGTTGCTGGGCGACTGGCGCCTGAACCTGCTAGGCGAGTGGCGGGCAGGTGCTAAGGGCACCTGGAATGGCCAAAACTTTGAATTTGGCCCAGGCAACGATCCTGAAATCGCCTTTAACACGGGCTGGAAGGATTACTACAACCTAGACCTTCGCCTCAGTAAAAACTTGCAAACGTCCGTTGGGCGCGTCCAGTTCTTTGTCGACGTGACCAATGTGCTAAACCTGCGGCGGATGTATTGGAGCAATGGCTCCATCTTTGAAGGACCCAATGACCTGACCAACTACTTCCGCTCGCTTCACCTGCCAGGTGATATCTTTGGTGAAAAAGATCCAGGCTATGTGTGGGTGCCAGGCAAGGATAAACCAGGAGACTACCGTAAACCCGGTGTCGCCTATGATCCCATCTTTGCCGTTTTGGACGTCACCCAGGTTACTGATCCTATACCGAATGTGCTCTACTGGGACAAGAAAACAGGCCAGTACATGACGTATGCCAACGGGAGTTGGGGACCAGCAGATAAACGGCGGGTGGATTATGTGCTGAAAAATAAAGCCTATATCAGCATGCCCAGTGAGTCGTACCTGGCCTTCCTGAATCCACGTGACGTCTACTTTGGCGTGCGCATCACCTTCTAA
- a CDS encoding tetratricopeptide repeat protein yields MGRAWSVLLLSAGLVACRANPSSYAPLPPEAEALLVQAEAALQQQAFIEALQLANRAESQAPAHPDVLFFKGRLYTRMMLLDAADSLYHLVAQRVPDYPGLWHNLANNAARRGQFGQAVAYYRKELKQKPTPLAWRGLARAYQELGRVDSAHVAYEMALRLDSTYAEAWLDLAELYEKEGRLQEALLAARRAWEQVPHSLIARYRLGNLLRQTGQLEAARVLLASVVQEAPWHHAAHYSLGLLLQQQGAREAAQHLIKKAETLRALQAKVEQAELMISNTPRDPYAYATLGSLLRRLGQYAEALYAYQVARYLDPKNLEFQNNIAILYLLLGQADQALAWLEQAVQQDSTFVDGWINLGILYARRGNVAAAREAWERARRLAPNRPEPQRYLTQLAAGTAPNGP; encoded by the coding sequence ATGGGCCGTGCGTGGAGTGTTTTGCTGCTGAGTGCTGGACTGGTTGCTTGTCGCGCCAATCCGTCAAGCTATGCACCACTGCCTCCTGAAGCTGAGGCGCTCCTAGTGCAGGCAGAAGCCGCCTTGCAACAGCAGGCTTTTATCGAAGCCCTTCAGCTAGCCAATCGGGCAGAAAGCCAGGCGCCAGCGCACCCCGATGTACTGTTTTTTAAAGGACGCCTCTACACGCGCATGATGCTGCTCGACGCGGCCGACAGCCTGTATCATCTGGTGGCACAACGCGTGCCCGACTATCCCGGTCTGTGGCATAACCTAGCGAACAATGCCGCCCGAAGAGGACAGTTCGGGCAAGCTGTGGCTTACTATCGCAAAGAATTGAAACAAAAACCAACGCCCTTGGCATGGCGAGGGCTTGCCCGAGCTTATCAGGAACTGGGACGCGTCGATAGTGCCCATGTCGCTTATGAGATGGCACTGCGTTTAGACAGTACCTATGCCGAGGCTTGGTTGGACCTGGCAGAACTGTACGAAAAAGAAGGACGCCTCCAAGAGGCGCTCCTGGCCGCGCGGCGCGCTTGGGAGCAGGTGCCGCACAGCTTGATTGCCCGCTACCGACTAGGGAATCTGCTTCGGCAAACCGGCCAGCTGGAGGCCGCTCGGGTCTTGTTAGCGTCGGTCGTACAGGAAGCCCCATGGCATCATGCTGCTCACTACAGCTTAGGCCTGCTGCTGCAGCAGCAAGGAGCACGGGAGGCAGCCCAACACCTCATTAAAAAAGCCGAAACGCTGCGCGCCTTGCAGGCCAAGGTAGAACAAGCCGAACTCATGATTTCTAACACGCCGCGCGATCCCTATGCTTACGCTACGCTAGGTTCACTCCTGCGCCGCTTGGGCCAGTATGCTGAAGCGCTCTATGCCTACCAGGTAGCCCGCTATCTGGACCCGAAAAATCTGGAATTTCAAAACAACATCGCCATCTTATACTTGCTCCTGGGTCAGGCAGACCAAGCCCTTGCCTGGCTAGAGCAAGCCGTACAACAAGACTCGACGTTTGTCGATGGCTGGATCAACTTAGGTATCCTCTATGCGCGGCGTGGCAACGTTGCTGCTGCACGTGAGGCCTGGGAGCGGGCACGCCGTTTGGCCCCCAACCGTCCAGAGCCTCAACGCTACTTGACCCAACTTGCAGCAGGGACAGCGCCCAATGGGCCATGA
- a CDS encoding FG-GAP-like repeat-containing protein translates to MVIALCVGAIWGCRATDQELAVPQNGTARMVDTLAAIYRRAQQQPMDYYLLNTLRAAWWQKQLASAGDKASTLHRISYAQELLAAGQTEEAIREIKALLARYQRSAYWQAPETRGLLEMLATAYFRLGEQQNCLAGHADEACILPLRGRAIHRHPEGAQQAITLLTRLVESSPFDFQSRWLLNLAYMALGRYPQEVPQRWRIEGLSIPEATTPLFRNVALSRNAAVVGLAGGVAAEDFNKDGFVDLLVTSYGLNDQVRLLLNNGKGGFIDHTAQAGLIGIVGGLNVVQADYNNDGYVDVLILRGAWLGPAGAIPMSLLRNNGNGTFTDVTYAAGLGTPCPTQTAAFGDFNLDGWIDLFVGCESQGGSVMGLGAAAATAPLDFPCKLYVNNRDGTFTDIASEVGLDVRAWVKGVVWADVNNDGLPDVYLSILGAPNRLFLNRGSSDGRLWRFEDATEQAGVGQPLFSFPVWAFDYNQDGWEDLLAASFDLRYLGEAPAEFALDWLGHPIRSEKPVLYRNNGDGTFTDVTKAAGLDRACFTMSGNYGDLNNDGWPDVYWGTGTPDFRALVPNRLFFGQGEHFVEQTLLSGTGHLQKGHGVAMADFDQDGDLDLYVVLGGAYESDVFPNALFDNEKAASGNWVQLRLEGQRANRAAIGARVRLVVRQPSGSHRVLHATVSSGGSFGASPLMPWIGLGDAVQIDTLVVVWPTPDRRQDVWTHLAVNQTYHLQEGASLKPLK, encoded by the coding sequence ATGGTGATAGCCCTCTGCGTGGGGGCGATCTGGGGATGCCGAGCTACTGACCAAGAGCTTGCAGTTCCCCAAAACGGCACTGCGCGTATGGTTGATACTTTGGCGGCGATCTATCGCCGGGCGCAGCAGCAACCGATGGACTATTACCTGCTCAATACACTTCGGGCAGCATGGTGGCAAAAGCAACTGGCATCGGCTGGCGACAAAGCTAGCACCCTCCACCGGATTAGCTACGCCCAAGAGCTTTTAGCTGCTGGCCAAACCGAAGAGGCTATTCGAGAAATTAAGGCCCTTCTGGCACGCTACCAGCGCTCGGCCTATTGGCAGGCACCAGAAACGCGCGGCCTGCTTGAGATGCTAGCTACGGCCTACTTTCGGCTTGGAGAACAGCAAAACTGCCTAGCCGGTCATGCCGACGAAGCCTGCATCCTGCCCTTGCGCGGCCGCGCCATCCACCGCCATCCTGAAGGCGCACAACAGGCCATAACGCTCCTCACACGTCTTGTAGAAAGCAGCCCGTTTGATTTCCAATCACGCTGGCTTTTAAACTTAGCCTACATGGCGTTGGGTCGCTATCCTCAAGAAGTACCCCAGCGCTGGCGCATCGAGGGCCTATCTATCCCCGAAGCGACAACGCCGCTTTTTCGCAACGTAGCCCTGAGTCGCAACGCAGCAGTCGTTGGGCTTGCCGGCGGTGTGGCCGCTGAGGATTTCAACAAAGATGGTTTTGTCGATCTCTTGGTCACTTCCTATGGACTCAACGACCAGGTTCGACTTTTGCTCAACAACGGCAAGGGCGGCTTTATAGACCATACAGCGCAAGCCGGCCTAATCGGCATTGTGGGCGGACTCAACGTGGTGCAGGCCGACTATAACAACGATGGTTACGTCGATGTCCTGATCCTGCGCGGTGCCTGGCTTGGACCCGCGGGGGCCATCCCTATGTCGCTCTTGCGCAACAACGGCAATGGCACGTTTACTGACGTTACGTATGCAGCCGGCTTAGGCACACCTTGCCCCACCCAAACTGCTGCCTTCGGTGACTTTAACCTGGACGGATGGATCGATCTCTTTGTAGGATGCGAGTCGCAAGGAGGATCGGTCATGGGCTTGGGCGCGGCTGCTGCGACAGCTCCCCTGGACTTCCCCTGTAAGCTCTACGTAAATAACCGCGATGGCACGTTTACCGATATTGCATCCGAAGTAGGACTGGACGTGCGCGCTTGGGTAAAAGGGGTGGTATGGGCAGACGTGAACAACGATGGGCTTCCAGATGTGTATCTGTCGATCCTAGGCGCCCCAAATCGGCTTTTTTTGAATCGGGGAAGTAGCGATGGACGCCTGTGGCGCTTTGAAGACGCAACCGAGCAAGCCGGCGTTGGACAGCCACTTTTTAGTTTTCCCGTCTGGGCTTTCGATTACAACCAAGATGGGTGGGAAGATTTGCTGGCCGCCAGCTTCGACCTGCGCTATTTAGGGGAAGCCCCCGCAGAGTTTGCGCTAGATTGGCTGGGGCATCCTATTCGCTCTGAAAAACCTGTGCTCTACCGCAACAACGGCGACGGTACGTTTACCGACGTAACAAAAGCTGCAGGCCTTGACCGCGCTTGCTTTACCATGAGTGGAAACTATGGCGACCTAAACAACGACGGCTGGCCCGATGTGTACTGGGGAACCGGAACCCCTGATTTTCGAGCACTGGTCCCTAATCGCCTCTTTTTTGGACAAGGAGAGCATTTCGTGGAGCAAACGCTCCTATCTGGAACCGGTCACCTCCAAAAAGGCCATGGGGTTGCTATGGCCGACTTCGATCAGGATGGGGATCTGGACCTGTACGTTGTGCTGGGAGGTGCCTATGAAAGCGACGTTTTCCCCAATGCACTTTTCGACAACGAAAAAGCAGCCTCAGGAAACTGGGTGCAGCTCCGGCTTGAAGGCCAACGTGCCAATCGGGCAGCTATCGGGGCACGTGTACGCTTGGTTGTACGGCAACCCTCTGGCTCGCATCGCGTTTTGCACGCCACCGTTTCTTCTGGGGGAAGTTTTGGCGCTTCGCCCTTGATGCCCTGGATAGGCCTAGGCGATGCCGTGCAAATCGATACACTCGTTGTTGTTTGGCCTACACCTGATCGCCGCCAAGACGTTTGGACGCATCTGGCCGTAAATCAAACCTATCACCTGCAGGAAGGCGCAAGCTTAAAGCCGCTCAAGTAA